The following proteins are co-located in the Candidatus Methylomirabilota bacterium genome:
- a CDS encoding DinB family protein yields MKAWTCVCVVLLALVGPSLVSAQTPAPSLSKELVATYQRAAKEILDMAEAMPAEKYSYKPTPEISTFGDQLVHLAGIMQRFVDSAKGAKTEEHHHGAMTKPEIIALLKKSFQSVEDMVTPLSDAQLLEPVKFPFGNRTVTRATFWQGPMYQIRNHYGQLVVYVRMNGIVPPASVRR; encoded by the coding sequence ATGAAAGCTTGGACCTGCGTCTGCGTCGTCTTGCTCGCCCTCGTCGGACCCTCTCTGGTCTCGGCCCAGACCCCAGCCCCGAGTCTGAGCAAGGAGCTCGTCGCGACCTACCAGCGCGCCGCCAAGGAGATCCTCGACATGGCGGAGGCGATGCCCGCCGAGAAATACAGCTACAAGCCGACGCCCGAGATCTCGACCTTCGGCGACCAGCTCGTGCACCTGGCCGGGATCATGCAGCGCTTCGTGGATTCCGCCAAGGGCGCCAAGACGGAAGAGCACCATCACGGCGCCATGACGAAGCCCGAGATCATCGCTCTCCTGAAGAAGTCGTTCCAGAGCGTGGAGGACATGGTCACGCCGCTGAGCGACGCCCAGCTCCTCGAGCCGGTCAAGTTTCCTTTCGGCAATCGCACGGTGACCCGCGCCACCTTCTGGCAAGGGCCGATGTATCAGATCCGCAACCACTACGGCCAGCTCGTGGTCTATGTGCGGATGAATGGGATCGTGCCGCCGGCCAGCGTCAGGAGGTGA
- a CDS encoding sodium:solute symporter yields MNVADWAVLLGTLVGIAAYGAWRTRHVRSLSTYMRGDAAIGWGTIGLSVMATQASAITFLSIPGLGFESGIGFVQNYFGLPLALIIVCAVFLPMYRRLNVFTAYQFLGQRFDEKTRLLGAGLFLVQRGLAAGVTIYAPAIIISTVLGWRLDLVVVFTGLLVLVYTVTGGSEAVALTHRWQVAVIWAGMATAVIVLLLRLPPGLGLNGAAHVAGALGKLRAVDFSLDPSRRYTVWTGVFGGLFLSLSYFGTDQSQVQRYIAGPSLRNSRLGLMFNAVLKIPMQFVILMLGAFLFVFYQFVPSPVFFNQAEWRRHAQDGRFRAIEAKYADAVTQSQSAIRGWLEARASEDVEREASARAALVTASDRAHAIRAEAKSALVAVDPRAKTKDSDYVFITFILTQLPHGAVGLLLAVMFSAALSSTASELAALGTTTTIDVWRHLRPLAAADEARNVRVARRFTLLWGAVAVGFALFAGFAENLIEAINILGSIFYGVLLGLFLVAFFLHWVGGTAVFLAAAAAEALVIAMYFSLDIGYLWYNLIGCAVCIVLSLALQAILPSRAPGAGGRGT; encoded by the coding sequence GTGAACGTCGCCGACTGGGCCGTGTTGCTCGGCACCCTCGTAGGCATCGCCGCCTACGGCGCCTGGCGCACGCGCCACGTGCGAAGCCTCAGCACCTACATGCGCGGCGATGCGGCCATCGGCTGGGGCACGATCGGGCTCTCCGTCATGGCCACTCAGGCCAGCGCCATCACCTTCCTCTCGATCCCCGGCCTGGGCTTCGAGAGCGGCATCGGCTTCGTGCAGAACTACTTCGGCCTGCCTCTGGCCCTGATCATCGTGTGCGCCGTGTTCCTGCCCATGTACCGGCGCCTCAACGTCTTCACGGCCTATCAGTTCCTCGGCCAGCGCTTCGACGAGAAGACCCGCCTGCTCGGGGCCGGCCTCTTTCTCGTGCAGCGCGGCCTCGCCGCCGGCGTGACGATCTACGCGCCCGCCATCATCATCTCCACGGTGCTCGGCTGGCGGCTCGATCTCGTGGTCGTGTTCACGGGGCTGCTCGTGCTGGTGTACACGGTCACCGGTGGCAGCGAGGCCGTCGCGCTGACCCACCGGTGGCAGGTGGCCGTGATCTGGGCCGGTATGGCCACGGCCGTGATCGTGCTCCTGCTCCGGCTGCCCCCCGGCCTCGGACTCAATGGTGCCGCCCATGTGGCCGGCGCCCTGGGCAAGCTGCGGGCGGTGGACTTTTCGCTCGATCCGAGCCGGCGCTACACCGTGTGGACGGGCGTGTTCGGCGGATTGTTCCTGTCGCTCTCGTACTTCGGCACCGACCAGTCGCAGGTGCAGCGGTACATCGCCGGCCCCTCGCTGCGCAATAGCCGCCTGGGTCTGATGTTCAACGCGGTGCTGAAGATCCCCATGCAGTTCGTGATCCTGATGCTGGGCGCGTTCCTCTTCGTCTTCTATCAGTTCGTGCCATCGCCGGTGTTCTTCAACCAGGCGGAGTGGCGACGTCACGCGCAGGACGGCCGGTTCCGCGCCATCGAGGCGAAGTACGCGGACGCGGTGACGCAGAGCCAGTCGGCCATCCGCGGCTGGCTCGAGGCCCGCGCCTCGGAGGACGTCGAGCGGGAGGCGAGCGCGCGCGCCGCCCTGGTCACGGCCAGCGATCGTGCGCATGCCATCCGCGCGGAGGCCAAGTCGGCTCTCGTCGCCGTCGACCCCCGCGCCAAGACCAAGGATTCCGACTACGTCTTCATCACGTTCATCCTGACGCAACTGCCGCACGGCGCCGTGGGCCTGCTCCTGGCGGTGATGTTCTCCGCCGCGCTGTCTTCCACCGCCTCCGAGCTGGCCGCGCTCGGCACCACGACAACGATCGACGTCTGGCGCCACCTCCGCCCGCTCGCCGCCGCCGACGAGGCGCGCAACGTACGCGTGGCGCGGCGCTTCACCCTGCTCTGGGGTGCCGTCGCGGTCGGGTTCGCGCTCTTCGCCGGCTTCGCGGAGAACCTCATCGAAGCCATCAATATCCTGGGCTCGATCTTCTACGGTGTGTTGCTCGGTCTCTTCCTGGTCGCATTTTTCCTCCACTGGGTCGGCGGCACGGCGGTGTTCCTCGCGGCCGCGGCCGCGGAGGCGCTCGTCATCGCGATGTACTTCTCGCTCGATATCGGCTACCTCTGGTACAACCTCATTGGCTGCGCCGTGTGCATCGTCCTGAGCCTGGCCCTGCAGGCGATCCTGCCGTCGCGCGCGCCGGGGGCGGGGGGCCGGGGGACATGA
- a CDS encoding copper resistance CopC family protein has product MLLITAATASGHAFPDHSEPRVGHTVDASPPTVRIWFDGAIEPVFSTLRVEDADKRRVDRNDSRVSATDATLLEVGLPSLAPGRYRVFWSVVSRDGHRTEGTFGFRVK; this is encoded by the coding sequence ATGCTCCTGATCACGGCGGCGACCGCATCGGGCCACGCCTTCCCCGACCATTCGGAGCCGCGCGTCGGCCACACCGTGGACGCCTCGCCGCCCACCGTCCGCATCTGGTTCGACGGCGCGATCGAGCCGGTCTTCAGCACCCTGCGCGTGGAGGACGCCGACAAGCGCCGGGTGGACCGGAACGACTCGCGGGTGAGCGCGACCGACGCCACCCTGCTCGAGGTCGGCCTGCCGTCGCTGGCCCCCGGCCGGTACCGGGTGTTCTGGAGCGTGGTCTCGCGGGACGGGCACCGGACCGAAGGCACCTTCGGCTTCCGCGTCAAATGA
- a CDS encoding PIG-L family deacetylase, producing MTSSMLVRETLWHVPFLAALVVAILVWSTDAGQAAEPPSRTAILQELRSFATTGSVLYLAAHPDDENTQVITYMARGRGYRTAYLSLTRGDGGQNLLGPQLGETLGVARTQELLAARRLDGGRQYFTRAKDFGYSKNAEETLTVWDRQAVVGDMVRVIREFRPDVIITRFSPKPTPTHGHHTASAVLAVEAFNLAGDPAAFPEQLRELRTWQARRIVHNVGRGPNANPGAGVAIAGWPADVPDGPGVVKIDVGVRDPVTGESFASIAARSRGMHKTQGFGINDPPVNEGPRVEPFVLLDGEPPTKDLMDGVDTTWNRVPGGAEIARSTEEEIARFDGQDVRARLRALLAIRRRLAALPADPVVTDKREQLDRIIQACLGLEVDTVVDRAEAVPGETVKLRHTAIVHAPFPVRWMAVRYPAAHRVIAKTTSLRPRQPVVRETSQAVPFNAAPTQPYWLRTEGTPGLFEVDDPSLIGRPENPPAFPIEYVFDIGGQTLVIAGEPRSAAEPTHLARRPLTVIAPVSLRFPAGVRLFAPGAARPVTVEVTAARAHAAGTVQLDAPAGWTVTPPTQPFQLATSGEHARFTFTVTAPPALATAPLGASVEIDGRRFDQQRVEVRYEHLPLQLLQPPARARAVSLELVTRGHHVGYVPGAGDDVPAALEQMGYEVTSLASADLTPQRLRGLDAVVIGIRAFNVRRDLAEHLPALFAYVQAGGTVVAQYNTLDGLRDDWLAPFQLHLSRERVTDEHAPVTILAPEHPVLTTPNHITAADFEGWVQERGLYFPDRWDERFTAILAASDAGATPLRGGLLVARHGQGYFVYTSLAWFRQLPEAVPGAYRLFANLVSLGR from the coding sequence ATGACCTCCTCCATGCTCGTGCGCGAGACCCTCTGGCACGTGCCGTTCTTGGCCGCCCTCGTCGTGGCCATCCTGGTGTGGTCGACCGATGCCGGCCAGGCTGCCGAGCCACCTTCGAGGACGGCGATCCTCCAGGAGCTCCGTAGCTTCGCCACCACCGGCAGCGTGCTTTACCTGGCGGCCCACCCGGACGACGAGAACACGCAGGTCATCACCTACATGGCGCGTGGGCGCGGCTACCGAACGGCCTATCTCTCGCTCACCCGCGGCGACGGTGGACAGAATCTGCTCGGCCCCCAGCTCGGCGAGACGCTCGGGGTGGCGCGCACGCAGGAGCTGCTCGCGGCCCGCCGCCTCGACGGAGGACGACAGTACTTCACCCGTGCCAAGGACTTTGGCTACTCGAAGAACGCCGAGGAGACGCTGACCGTCTGGGACCGGCAGGCGGTGGTGGGCGACATGGTGCGGGTGATCCGCGAATTCCGCCCGGACGTCATCATCACGCGCTTCTCTCCGAAGCCCACGCCCACGCACGGCCACCATACCGCCTCCGCCGTCCTCGCCGTCGAGGCCTTCAACCTCGCCGGCGATCCCGCGGCCTTTCCCGAGCAGCTCCGCGAGCTCAGGACGTGGCAGGCACGGCGCATCGTGCACAACGTGGGCCGGGGTCCGAACGCGAATCCGGGGGCGGGCGTGGCCATCGCGGGATGGCCCGCCGACGTGCCGGATGGGCCTGGGGTGGTCAAGATCGATGTGGGCGTCCGGGATCCGGTCACGGGCGAGTCGTTCGCCTCCATCGCCGCGCGCAGCCGGGGCATGCACAAGACACAGGGCTTCGGTATCAACGACCCGCCCGTGAACGAGGGTCCGCGGGTCGAGCCGTTCGTGCTGCTCGACGGCGAGCCGCCGACCAAGGACCTCATGGACGGTGTCGACACGACGTGGAACCGCGTGCCCGGGGGTGCGGAGATCGCCCGGTCGACCGAGGAGGAGATTGCGAGGTTCGACGGCCAGGACGTGCGCGCTCGCCTGCGCGCGCTGCTCGCCATCCGGCGTCGGCTCGCCGCGCTCCCCGCGGATCCCGTCGTGACCGACAAGCGCGAGCAGCTCGACCGGATCATCCAGGCCTGCCTCGGCCTCGAGGTCGACACCGTGGTGGATCGCGCCGAGGCCGTGCCCGGCGAGACTGTGAAGCTACGCCACACGGCCATCGTGCACGCGCCCTTCCCCGTACGCTGGATGGCGGTGCGGTATCCGGCCGCGCATCGAGTGATCGCCAAGACGACCAGCCTGCGCCCGCGTCAGCCCGTCGTACGCGAGACCTCTCAGGCCGTCCCGTTTAACGCAGCGCCGACCCAGCCCTACTGGCTGCGTACGGAAGGTACACCCGGGCTGTTCGAGGTGGACGATCCGTCCCTCATTGGCCGCCCCGAGAATCCGCCCGCCTTTCCGATCGAGTACGTCTTCGACATCGGGGGGCAGACGCTGGTGATCGCGGGCGAGCCGAGGTCCGCCGCGGAGCCCACTCACCTCGCGCGGCGTCCGCTCACCGTCATCGCGCCCGTCTCCCTGCGGTTTCCGGCCGGCGTGCGGCTCTTCGCGCCCGGCGCCGCGCGGCCGGTGACGGTGGAGGTCACGGCCGCCCGTGCGCACGCCGCCGGCACCGTGCAGCTCGACGCGCCCGCCGGCTGGACAGTGACGCCGCCCACGCAGCCGTTCCAACTCGCCACCTCGGGAGAGCATGCGCGCTTCACCTTCACGGTGACTGCCCCGCCCGCGCTCGCGACGGCGCCTCTGGGCGCGAGCGTGGAGATCGACGGCCGCCGCTTCGACCAGCAGCGCGTGGAGGTTCGCTACGAACATCTGCCGCTGCAGCTTCTGCAGCCCCCCGCGCGCGCCAGGGCCGTGTCGCTGGAGCTGGTAACCCGCGGCCACCACGTCGGCTACGTGCCGGGCGCCGGCGACGACGTGCCCGCCGCTCTGGAGCAGATGGGATACGAGGTGACGTCGCTGGCCAGCGCCGACCTCACGCCCCAACGGCTGCGCGGTCTCGACGCAGTCGTCATCGGCATCCGTGCCTTCAACGTGCGGAGGGATCTGGCAGAGCACCTGCCCGCCCTGTTCGCGTACGTCCAGGCGGGCGGCACCGTGGTGGCGCAGTACAACACGCTGGACGGGCTGCGCGACGACTGGCTCGCCCCGTTCCAGCTGCATCTCTCGCGTGAGCGCGTGACGGACGAGCACGCCCCGGTGACGATCCTTGCGCCCGAGCATCCGGTGCTGACCACCCCGAACCACATCACCGCCGCGGATTTCGAGGGCTGGGTGCAGGAGCGCGGGCTCTACTTCCCCGATCGGTGGGACGAGCGCTTCACGGCGATCCTCGCCGCCAGCGATGCCGGCGCGACGCCCCTCAGGGGCGGGCTGCTGGTGGCTCGCCACGGCCAGGGATACTTCGTCTACACGAGCCTGGCGTGGTTTCGCCAGCTTCCCGAAGCGGTCCCCGGGGCGTATCGGCTGTTCGCGAATCTCGTCTCGCTGGGTCGATGA
- a CDS encoding ABC transporter substrate-binding protein produces MDRRRFLHGTGIVLLAAPMAAQSQPVGNGPRVGLLFYGAPGPSPELEAFRQGLRELGYIEGQNISIEYRFASGQVGQLPVLAAELVQLKLDVIITPGTPASVAAKTTTSTIPIVFAGVADAVGAGLVTSLARPGGNITGVTSISAALGGKRLELLKGIVPKASRVAILYNPADQSNTLVWTGLQESSKPLGLALHPHPVRGPGDFEGAFAEMTRERAQALFVAAGVLTTEHRKFLVDLAARNRIPTMWGERQFVEVGGLMSYAVNFYDEIRRAAAYVSKILKGAKPADLPVEQPTMFELVINLKTARALGLTISPSLLSRADQIIQ; encoded by the coding sequence ATGGATCGACGGAGGTTCCTGCACGGGACCGGGATCGTGCTCCTGGCCGCGCCCATGGCGGCCCAGTCGCAGCCGGTCGGGAACGGCCCGCGGGTGGGCTTGCTCTTCTACGGCGCCCCCGGGCCCTCACCCGAGCTCGAGGCCTTCCGGCAAGGGCTGCGCGAGCTCGGCTACATCGAGGGCCAGAACATCAGCATCGAGTATCGGTTCGCGAGCGGCCAGGTCGGGCAGCTACCCGTGCTCGCCGCGGAGCTGGTCCAACTCAAGCTCGACGTCATCATCACCCCGGGCACGCCGGCGTCCGTGGCCGCCAAGACGACCACGAGCACGATCCCCATCGTCTTCGCCGGCGTGGCCGACGCAGTGGGCGCGGGCCTCGTGACGAGCCTGGCGCGCCCGGGTGGAAACATCACGGGGGTGACGAGCATCAGCGCGGCGTTGGGCGGCAAGCGCTTGGAGTTGCTGAAAGGGATCGTTCCCAAGGCCTCCCGCGTGGCGATCCTCTACAACCCGGCCGACCAGTCCAACACGCTGGTATGGACCGGCCTTCAGGAGTCGTCCAAGCCTCTGGGCCTCGCCCTGCACCCGCACCCCGTGCGTGGTCCCGGTGATTTCGAAGGGGCCTTTGCCGAGATGACCCGGGAGCGTGCCCAGGCGCTCTTCGTGGCGGCCGGCGTGCTCACGACGGAGCACCGGAAGTTCCTCGTCGACCTCGCGGCCAGGAATCGGATACCCACGATGTGGGGCGAGCGACAGTTCGTCGAGGTGGGAGGCCTCATGTCGTACGCCGTGAACTTCTACGATGAGATCCGGCGGGCCGCCGCCTATGTGAGCAAGATCCTCAAAGGCGCCAAGCCCGCCGATCTCCCCGTGGAGCAGCCCACCATGTTCGAGCTCGTCATCAACCTGAAGACAGCACGGGCCCTCGGGCTGACCATCTCGCCTTCGTTGCTGAGCCGGGCGGACCAGATCATCCAGTAG
- a CDS encoding DinB family protein — translation MAQTPGGPPPGAPSRFPATSFLAPTKATWESTRNLVLGIADSVPEDKYDFRPTPAVRTARETLIHLIGENYTFFSRVSGDTLESNARFDSLKSRAEILKALRESYDYGARVWEGLTEEKALEMVAGRGGQQVQRWSAILIAIQDNMNHYGNLVVYLRLNGIVPPRSAPRN, via the coding sequence ATGGCCCAGACACCGGGCGGCCCCCCACCCGGCGCTCCGTCAAGGTTCCCGGCCACGAGCTTCCTGGCCCCGACGAAGGCCACCTGGGAGAGCACCCGCAACCTGGTCCTCGGCATCGCCGACAGCGTGCCCGAAGACAAGTACGACTTCCGGCCGACCCCCGCCGTGCGGACCGCCCGGGAGACCCTCATCCATCTCATCGGGGAGAATTACACGTTCTTCTCCAGAGTCTCCGGCGACACCCTCGAGAGCAACGCGCGCTTCGACAGCCTCAAGAGCCGCGCGGAGATCCTGAAGGCGCTCCGGGAGAGCTACGACTACGGGGCGCGGGTGTGGGAGGGGCTGACCGAGGAGAAGGCCCTGGAGATGGTGGCGGGCAGAGGAGGTCAGCAGGTCCAGCGCTGGTCGGCCATCCTGATAGCGATCCAGGACAACATGAACCACTACGGCAACCTCGTCGTGTACCTCCGTCTCAACGGCATCGTGCCGCCGCGGAGCGCGCCGCGCAATTGA
- a CDS encoding copper amine oxidase N-terminal domain-containing protein produces LLSEHVYLAAAATNAALAGRQAEFEAAAAALDGNSVDLARAIGSVYGPEAEQAFLPLWRKHIDMVVDYTVGAATGDRAKQDKAVADLVGYTDDFGAFLQSANPNLPKSVVADLVKHHVLTLKAVIDAQAAKDQERAFTALRTGAGHMQMIADPLAGAIVKQFPGKIAGATDTKAAGLRTMLNLALREHVYLASAATNAALGGRDAEFKAAANALDANSVAVAKAIGSVYGPEAEKAFLPLWRKHIGMVVDYTVGVAGSDRAKQDKAVSDLIGYTQDFGAFLQAANPNLPKAVVADLVKHHVVTLKDVIDAQAAKDQRRAFTAERTGAGHMQMIADPLAEAIVKQFPDSF; encoded by the coding sequence CGCTCCTGAGCGAGCACGTCTACCTCGCGGCCGCCGCCACCAACGCGGCGCTGGCCGGTCGCCAGGCCGAGTTCGAGGCGGCCGCGGCCGCGCTCGACGGCAACTCGGTGGACCTGGCCCGCGCCATCGGCTCGGTGTACGGGCCGGAGGCCGAGCAGGCGTTCCTCCCGCTCTGGCGCAAGCACATCGACATGGTGGTGGACTACACGGTGGGCGCGGCCACCGGCGACCGCGCCAAGCAGGACAAGGCGGTGGCCGACCTGGTCGGCTACACGGACGACTTCGGCGCGTTCCTGCAGTCGGCGAATCCGAACCTGCCGAAGTCGGTGGTGGCCGATCTCGTGAAGCACCACGTGCTGACGTTGAAGGCGGTGATCGACGCCCAGGCCGCGAAGGACCAGGAGCGGGCCTTCACCGCGCTGCGCACCGGGGCGGGCCACATGCAGATGATCGCCGATCCGCTCGCCGGCGCCATCGTCAAGCAGTTCCCCGGGAAGATCGCGGGCGCCACCGACACGAAGGCCGCCGGGCTGCGCACCATGCTGAACCTGGCCCTGCGCGAGCACGTCTACCTGGCGTCGGCCGCCACCAACGCGGCGCTCGGTGGGCGCGACGCGGAGTTCAAGGCGGCCGCAAACGCGCTCGACGCCAATTCGGTCGCCGTCGCGAAGGCGATCGGCTCGGTCTACGGCCCTGAGGCGGAAAAGGCCTTCCTGCCCCTGTGGCGCAAGCACATCGGCATGGTGGTGGACTACACGGTGGGCGTGGCCGGTAGCGACCGCGCCAAGCAGGACAAGGCGGTCAGCGACCTGATCGGCTACACGCAGGACTTCGGCGCGTTCCTGCAGGCCGCGAACCCGAACCTGCCCAAGGCGGTGGTCGCCGATCTGGTGAAGCACCACGTGGTGACGCTCAAGGACGTCATCGACGCCCAGGCCGCGAAGGACCAGCGTCGCGCCTTCACCGCCGAGCGCACCGGCGCCGGCCACATGCAGATGATCGCCGACCCGCTCGCCGAGGCGATCGTCAAGCAGTTCCCCGACAGCTTCTAG
- the bshA gene encoding N-acetyl-alpha-D-glucosaminyl L-malate synthase BshA, which yields MAADTLRVGITCYPSVGGSGVLATALGEELAARGHDVHFIAYERPFRLPSDAPRLHFHPVAINQYELFRFPDYTLPLSVRMAEVSRDHRLDVLHVHYAVPHATAAILARAMLSSPPRPRVVTTLHGTDTTLLGHDAGYAPAIQHALASSDAVTAVSESLKQETQRVLHFDGPIEVIHNFFAPRPASRSREIVRRELGLGDEVLVVHSSNLRRGKRVDLVLEAAARVRPREAFRLLILAGEAFAPFAGDVRRLGLADRVIVREKVHAIEDYLQIADVGLYASDAESFCLSLLEAMCFGCPSVATRVGGIPEVVGDNESAVLVPPGDADALAGALEALIHDEPRRRALGCSAQARARACFSAEVIVPRYEALYRRVCR from the coding sequence ATGGCGGCAGACACGCTGCGCGTCGGCATCACGTGCTACCCGTCGGTGGGCGGCAGCGGCGTGCTGGCCACGGCGCTCGGCGAGGAGCTGGCCGCGCGCGGGCACGACGTGCACTTCATTGCCTACGAGCGCCCCTTCCGCCTGCCCTCGGATGCGCCTCGGCTGCACTTCCACCCGGTGGCCATCAACCAATACGAGCTGTTCCGCTTCCCCGACTACACGCTACCGCTGTCCGTGCGCATGGCCGAGGTGAGCCGGGATCATCGGCTCGATGTGCTCCACGTCCACTACGCCGTGCCGCACGCCACCGCGGCCATCCTGGCACGCGCCATGCTCTCCTCGCCCCCGCGGCCTCGCGTCGTCACCACGCTGCACGGCACGGACACCACGCTGCTCGGCCACGACGCGGGCTACGCCCCGGCCATCCAGCACGCCCTGGCCTCCTCGGACGCGGTCACCGCCGTCTCCGAGTCGCTCAAGCAGGAAACGCAGCGGGTGCTCCATTTCGACGGACCGATAGAGGTCATCCATAACTTCTTCGCTCCGCGCCCGGCCAGTCGCTCACGCGAGATCGTCCGCCGCGAGCTAGGCCTCGGCGACGAGGTGCTGGTGGTGCACTCCTCCAATCTGCGCCGGGGCAAGCGTGTCGATCTCGTGCTGGAAGCGGCTGCGCGGGTGCGGCCGCGCGAGGCGTTCCGCCTCCTCATCCTCGCCGGTGAGGCGTTCGCTCCCTTCGCGGGCGACGTGCGCCGCCTGGGCCTGGCCGACCGCGTGATCGTCCGCGAGAAGGTCCACGCCATCGAGGACTATCTGCAGATCGCCGATGTCGGCCTCTACGCCTCCGACGCCGAGAGCTTCTGCCTCAGCCTCCTCGAGGCCATGTGCTTCGGCTGCCCGAGCGTCGCCACCCGGGTGGGCGGCATCCCGGAAGTGGTGGGCGACAACGAGAGCGCCGTGCTGGTGCCCCCTGGGGATGCCGACGCGCTCGCCGGAGCCTTGGAGGCCCTGATCCACGATGAGCCGCGCCGCCGGGCTCTCGGGTGCTCGGCGCAGGCGCGTGCGCGTGCGTGCTTTTCCGCCGAGGTCATCGTGCCGCGCTACGAAGCACTCTACCGCCGGGTGTGTCGGTGA